In Strix aluco isolate bStrAlu1 chromosome 17, bStrAlu1.hap1, whole genome shotgun sequence, the genomic stretch TTTAAGGGGAATGTATATCTGGCTATAACTTAAAGGTAGAAAATATTCACTGTTCTATATACACATTTCAAACAGGAGACAGTTAAACTTAACTGAATAGTTGCCAATATAACTCCATATTAATTCACTGGCCACTAAACTAGGCATCAGTAGCCAATTAGAAAGCTTGagttctgtacttttaaaaatgctatttttcctgtcctgtttaattgtttttttaaaaatgtattatagtGCATAGCCTAAGTCAGACTTTCAAAGAGATACAGCGCCTTTCAATGCAGTTTTTGCAGCATTTAAAAGGGACTTTTCTCCCTTCAAATTAGATGTTcattgaaaaatctgaattgaATGCTGTACTgtagtaaaaatatttcagtcacaGACTGATATAAATGTATACTGTGCAGTACTAAGATTGTTTGATGTCCATCTGCACACATTTTACTTGGGTTCTTCAATCGTCCCCTTGCTGAGGTCTGTCATTTTGGgatatttcactttcttctggTCCAGCTCATTCTGAGCCCACAGTAGTAGTTTCAGTAATTTTGCCAACTTGGGTGTTGATTCACGATTTTCGTAGTCTAGAACAGCTTGATTAACCTCACTCCATACCTGGAATAGAAAATACTGGAATTCAGTAATAGTTTTCATATGATTAACACTGTTAATGTCACACAGACATCGAAAAGATCACACCCAGTGTGCTAATTCCTCAGAACACGGCCAGGGCAAAGCTCCATAGACTATGAGCCTGGAGAAAACAAGGAAGAGAGCCAAATAGTTGAATACATTAACACCCATTTTTTAAATCCTGCTTAGGAAATACTTCTGTTCTTTTGCATACCACTATATacattttttctaaacatttcaaaaatatttggatgTTATTTTCACCACATATGAATAAAAGACATCAATTTCCTTTTGAGAAAGGACTACCTTCTGTCGCTGCATCATGTTAAGCAAGTCTCCAAATGGTGATTCTTCAGGATTATCAAAGGCAAGCAAAGCCAGCGTGCGCTCCATTTCTGTCAGGCATTCCCTGCTCTCCTCGCCTTGTTCTGCTAATTGGGTCTGAGCAAATTCCAGAGCTGCTTCTGTCTCACGCTGCCGAATCAGTTCAATCAAATGCTGCTGCTACATATGAAAGACACAGCAATATTAGCTAAGCAAATTAACAAATCTCCAGTATTTCAAGAGTGTAATCTTCAGACATTAGTGTGTGATTTGAGACAAACACTAATTCAGAATTTGACAGTATGAGGTCAATTCTTCTCAACGTATGAGACAAGGAGCAGCAGACTTGTCTACAAAATCTACTGAAAGAGGTAACCTCGTGCTTTTGAGCAACATGTTTTGAAAAGACATATTACTAAAGGAACTACTAGAAATTCAGACTAACAGTAATTGGAAGTTGGTAAGTCACGGACCACTGCTGCTGTTACAAGTTTTCATGTTATTAATTGCATATGACAGTTCCTGCATCATGCCACAGACTTTCCCATTGCTACGAAACGATGCCAAGAACAAACACTTGAAACTGCATCCGTGTTGTCACAAACCTTGCAACATACTCGTAAAATCTGCACTACTTTTTCCAGTCTCTTAGCAATCTCTAAAACAAAGATAAAGTTTGCCTGTCCTTACCTGCAAATGAAAGTAAAGATATCTGTTTGTATCTAGCAATTCTGGATGGAGACTGTTTATTAATGCAATGGCTTCTTGAATCTGTCCTTTCAATATCATTTCTcgaatttttattctttcatcaaGAGTCTCTAAATCAACACTGGGTTCAATTCCAGACTCCATTCGAaacttctctgctgcttctttaaaaCCCTctgaaatagaaacattttacctatgaaaaatattttatgaaacatcttaaaaaaaacccatcagcttaaatgaaaatatttccatattgCTTGTGCATTTTGGTGGTTTAAAGATTAAGTCTGAACGGAAAAATTCTTATTTAAACAGGCGTTTATCCAACAGGCATCGAACAGTACACGCTTAATTCATTCTTAACTCAAGTGCCCCCATTCTCTAAGGATGCCTGCAACTTGTAGTCCGATACCTCTTAACTTGAAAGCTTATTTTACACTTAAATAGAGCAGTATACTTATTCCAAAATGGGATTTTCAAATTTTGAGTGGTTTGGcttccccctccagcccccaaaTCTGTTTACACAGACCTAGCAATTTTACTgagaagaaacaggaaataaattttgctttcctgtatgaacacagtatttttttttttaagctgtaacaGCTATTTTAAATCCTAAGTCACACTTTCATACACACAAAAATGATTTACGCCACTAAGATGCTCTTCCTTTATCCCAGAAGCTTCACCTACACACCAGTGTAAACAGGGGTGTAGATCGGATGCAGATGCCTCCGCCCTAGTATAGCTTATTAGGATGGTATGCATCATAATTGCTAGGGACAATTTCTGAGGGGTTTTGATTGCTCTAAGTATAAAGCGAGGCTATATGCTGAAGGGGTTAATGTTTTTGTTCTCAAACTATTTTGACAACATTGGTTTTTCAGAGTTTAGCTTTCTAGCCAGTTAAAACTTGTTTCTGATAGCTGTTCTGTGCAGCTTTCAGAGTGTTA encodes the following:
- the GID8 gene encoding glucose-induced degradation protein 8 homolog; this encodes MSYTEKPDEITKDEWMEKLNNLHIQRADMNRLIMNYLVTEGFKEAAEKFRMESGIEPSVDLETLDERIKIREMILKGQIQEAIALINSLHPELLDTNRYLYFHLQQQHLIELIRQRETEAALEFAQTQLAEQGEESRECLTEMERTLALLAFDNPEESPFGDLLNMMQRQKVWSEVNQAVLDYENRESTPKLAKLLKLLLWAQNELDQKKVKYPKMTDLSKGTIEEPK